A genomic stretch from Sceloporus undulatus isolate JIND9_A2432 ecotype Alabama chromosome 5, SceUnd_v1.1, whole genome shotgun sequence includes:
- the PCDH7 gene encoding protocadherin-7 isoform X8 produces the protein MGKMRACLGGLWLLLLLVLLSPAWAKQVLRYRLAEEGPADIRIGNVASDLGIVTGSGEVTFSLESGSDYLKIDNMTGELSTTERRIDREKLPQCQMIFDENECFLDFEVSVIGPSQSWVDLFEGRVIILDINDNTPTFPSPVLTLTVEENRPVGTLYLLPTATDRDFGRNGIERYELLQEPSAGGGPEGSRRGGGGQLGGSGSPSSSSSSAAESAPFPKRRQEADGAARSTVFELQVADTPDGEKQPQLIVKGALDREQRDSYELSLRVRDGGDPARSSQAILRVLITDVNDNSPRFEKSVYEADLAENSSPGTPILQLRAADADVGVNGQIEYVFGAATESVRRLLRLDESSGWLSVLHRIDREEVNQLRFSVTARDRGQPPKSDKATVVLNIRDENDNVPAIDIRKIGRIPLRDGVASVAEDVLVDTPVALVQVSDRDQGENGVVTCTVVGDVPFQLKPASEGEGEPQNKRKYFLHTSAPLDYEAVRDYNVVIVAVDSGSPSLSSNNSLLVRVGDTNDNPPVFAQALLEVSFPENNAPGERVATVLATDADSGKNAEITYSLEPSPLASSSGSEAPLGLFTIDPDSGDVRVQAVLDREQRDSYEFTVTARDKGLPSLQGSTAVLVRVADRNDNEPRFMQDVFTFYVKENLQPNSPVGMVTVMDADKGRNAQLSLSIQSPSEAASSHPSGPGIFSIENDTGTIYSTVSFDRELQTSYTFTVKAVDGGEPPRSATATVSLFVMDENDNAPVVRAPGNASYTVLPPSSGPRSVVAAVEARDADAGPNAELSFRLVGGNPYKLFEIDPSSGVVSLVGKLGPKHQGLHRLVVQVNDSGQPAQSTTALLHVFVNESLANASAVESQVARSLHTPLARDIAGDPSYELSKQRLSILVGVVAGVVTVVLLIAVVGLARYCRTRGKHGGYEAGKKDPQDFFTPQPHHHHHDKAKKPKKDPRHKGKKGAGKAPEPLYSSIVTVEAPKPANGPHHPRYDEKLDGDSPALSRYRAVNGGPASPDLARHYKSSSPLPTVQLHPHSPTAGKKHQAVQELPPANTFVGAGDNISIGSDHCSEYSCQAGSKYSKQVDTKQTTQPPGHIEESCKMNVCARK, from the coding sequence ATGGGAAAGATGCGGGCCTGTTTGGGGGGgctctggctgctgctgctgctggtgctgctgagCCCGGCGTGGGCGAAGCAGGTGCTGCGTTACCGGCTGGCCGAGGAGGGCCCGGCTGACATCCGGATCGGCAACGTGGCTTCGGACCTGGGCATCGTGACCGGCTCGGGCGAGGTGACGTTCAGCCTGGAGTCCGGCTCCGACTACCTCAAGATCGACAACATGACCGGCGAGCTGAGCACCACCGAGCGCCGCATCGACCGGGAGAAGCTGCCGCAGTGCCAGATGATCTTCGACGAGAACGAGTGCTTCCTGGACTTCGAGGTCTCCGTCATCGGGCCCTCGCAGAGCTGGGTGGACCTCTTCGAAGGCCGGGTCATCATCCTGGACATCAACGACAACACCCCCACCTTCCCCTCCCCGGTCCTCACTCTCACCGTCGAGGAGAACCGCCCCGTCGGCACCCTCTACCTCCTGCCCACCGCCACCGACCGAGACTTCGGCAGGAACGGCATCGAGCGCTACGAGCTGCTCCAGGAGCCCAGCGCCGGAGGGGGCCCTGAGGGCAGCAGAAGGGGAGGCGGAGGGCAGCTAGGGGGCAGCGGatcgccttcctcttcctcctcctccgccgccgagAGCGCCCCCTTCCCCAAGAGGCGGCAGGAGGCGGACGGCGCGGCCCGGAGCACCGTCTTCGAGCTGCAGGTGGCGGACACTCCCGACGGGGAGAAGCAGCCCCAGCTGATCGTCAAAGGGGCGCTGGACCGGGAGCAGCGCGACTCCTATGAGCTGAGCCTGCGGGTGCGGGACGGAGGGGACCCTGCGCGCTCCTCGCAGGCCATCCTCCGGGTGCTGATCACCGACGTCAACGACAACAGCCCCCGCTTCGAGAAGAGCGTCTACGAGGCCGACCTGGCAGAGAACAGCAGCCCTGGGACCCCGATCCTCCAGCTGCGGGCCGCTGACGCCGACGTCGGGGTGAACGGGCAGATCGAGTACGTCTTCGGGGCAGCCACCGAGTCAGTGCGCCGTCTGCTGCGTCTGGATGAGTCCTCCGGTTGGCTGAGCGTCCTCCACCGCATCGACCGCGAGGAGGTCAACCAGCTGCGCTTCAGCGTCACCGCCCGGGACCGGGGCCAGCCCCCCAAGAGCGACAAGGCCACGGTGGTGCTCAACATCCGCGACGAGAACGACAACGTGCCGGCCATCGACATCCGCAAGATCGGGCGGATCCCGCTGCGCGACGGGGTGGCCAGCGTGGCCGAGGACGTGCTGGTGGACACCCCGGTGGCCCTGGTGCAGGTCTCGGACCGGGACCAGGGCGAGAACGGGGTGGTGACCTGCACGGTGGTGGGCGACGTGCCCTTCCAGCTCAAGCCGGCCAGCGAGGGCGAGGGAGAGCCCCAGAACAAGCGCAAGTACTTCCTCCACACCTCAGCGCCCCTCGACTACGAGGCCGTCCGTGACTACAACGTGGTCATCGTGGCCGTCGACTCCGGCAGCCCCAGTCTCTCCAGCAACAACTCCCTGCTGGTCCGGGTGGGAGACACCAACGACAACCCGCCCGTCTTCGCCCAGGCCCTGCTGGAGGTCTCCTTCCCCGAGAACAACGCCCCGGGGGAGCGGGTGGCCACCGTCCTGGCCACCGACGCCGACAGCGGCAAGAACGCCGAGATCACCTACTCCCTGGAGCCCTCGCCCTTGGCCTCCTCCTCGGGCTCCGAGGCCCCCTTGGGCCTCTTCACCATCGACCCGGACTCCGGCGACGTGCGAGTGCAAGCCGTGCTGGACCGGGAGCAGAGGGACAGCTACGAGTTCACGGTGACGGCGCGGGACAAGGGCCTGCCCTCCTTGCAGGGCTCCACCGCCGTCTTGGTGCGGGTGGCCGACCGCAACGACAACGAGCCCCGCTTCATGCAGGACGTCTTCACCTTCTACGTCAAGGAGAACCTGCAGCCCAACAGCCCCGTGGGCATGGTCACCGTCATGGACGCCGACAAGGGCCGCAACGCCCAGCTCAGCCTCTCCATCCAGAGCCCCTCGGAGGCCGCCTCCAGCCACCCCAGCGGCCCCGGCATCTTCTCCATCGAGAACGACACCGGCACCATCTACTCGACGGTCTCCTTCGACCGGGAGCTGCAGACCAGCTACACCTTCACGGTGAAGGCGGTGGACGGCGGGGAGCCGCCTCGCTCGGCCACGGCCACCGTCTCGCTCTTCGTCATGGACGAGAATGACAACGCGCCGGTGGTGCGGGCCCCGGGCAACGCCTCCTACACGGTGCTGCCCCCCTCGAGCGGGCCCCGGtcggtggtggcggcggtggagGCCCGGGACGCCGACGCTGGGCCCAACGCCGAGCTGAGCTTCCGGCTGGTGGGGGGCAACCCCTACAAGCTCTTCGAGATCGACCCCTCCAGCGGGGTGGTCTCCCTGGTGGGCAAGCTGGGCCCCAAGCACCAGGGCCTCCACCGGCTGGTGGTGCAGGTCAACGACAGCGGGCAGCCGGCCCAGTCCACCACGGCGCTGCTCCACGTCTTCGTCAACGAGAGCCTGGCCAACGCCTCGGCCGTCGAGAGCCAGGTGGCCCGCAGCCTCCACACGCCCCTGGCCCGAGACATCGCCGGAGACCCCAGCTACGAGCTCAGCAAGCAGCGCCTCAGCATCCTGGTGGGAGTGGTGGCCGGCGTGGTCACCGTGGTCCTCCTCATCGCCGTCGTCGGACTGGCCCGCTACTGCCGCACCCGGGGCAAGCACGGCGGCTACGAGGCCGGCAAGAAGGACCCGCAGGACTTCTTCACCCCgcagccccaccaccaccatcacgaCAAGGCCAAGAAGCCCAAGAAGGACCCCCGGCACAAGGGCAAGAAGGGCGCCGGCAAGGCCCCCGAGCCCCTCTACAGCAGCATCGTCACCGTCGAGGCCCCCAAGCCCGCCAACGGGCCCCACCACCCGCGCTACGACGAGAAGCTGGACGGAGACAGCCCCGCCCTCAGCCGCTACCGCGCCGTCAACGGCGGGCCCGCCAGCCCCGACCTGGCCCGACACTACAAGTCCAGCTCCCCGCTGCCCACCGTCCAGCTTCACCCGCACTCGCCCACCGCCGGCAAGAAGCACCAGGCCGTCCAGGAGCTGCCCCCGGCCAACACCTTCGTCGGCGCCGGGGACAACATCTCCATCGGCTCCGACCACTGCTCCGAGTACAGCTGTCAGGCCGGCAGCAAGTACAGCAAGCAG
- the PCDH7 gene encoding protocadherin-7 isoform X9, which produces MGKMRACLGGLWLLLLLVLLSPAWAKQVLRYRLAEEGPADIRIGNVASDLGIVTGSGEVTFSLESGSDYLKIDNMTGELSTTERRIDREKLPQCQMIFDENECFLDFEVSVIGPSQSWVDLFEGRVIILDINDNTPTFPSPVLTLTVEENRPVGTLYLLPTATDRDFGRNGIERYELLQEPSAGGGPEGSRRGGGGQLGGSGSPSSSSSSAAESAPFPKRRQEADGAARSTVFELQVADTPDGEKQPQLIVKGALDREQRDSYELSLRVRDGGDPARSSQAILRVLITDVNDNSPRFEKSVYEADLAENSSPGTPILQLRAADADVGVNGQIEYVFGAATESVRRLLRLDESSGWLSVLHRIDREEVNQLRFSVTARDRGQPPKSDKATVVLNIRDENDNVPAIDIRKIGRIPLRDGVASVAEDVLVDTPVALVQVSDRDQGENGVVTCTVVGDVPFQLKPASEGEGEPQNKRKYFLHTSAPLDYEAVRDYNVVIVAVDSGSPSLSSNNSLLVRVGDTNDNPPVFAQALLEVSFPENNAPGERVATVLATDADSGKNAEITYSLEPSPLASSSGSEAPLGLFTIDPDSGDVRVQAVLDREQRDSYEFTVTARDKGLPSLQGSTAVLVRVADRNDNEPRFMQDVFTFYVKENLQPNSPVGMVTVMDADKGRNAQLSLSIQSPSEAASSHPSGPGIFSIENDTGTIYSTVSFDRELQTSYTFTVKAVDGGEPPRSATATVSLFVMDENDNAPVVRAPGNASYTVLPPSSGPRSVVAAVEARDADAGPNAELSFRLVGGNPYKLFEIDPSSGVVSLVGKLGPKHQGLHRLVVQVNDSGQPAQSTTALLHVFVNESLANASAVESQVARSLHTPLARDIAGDPSYELSKQRLSILVGVVAGVVTVVLLIAVVGLARYCRTRGKHGGYEAGKKDPQDFFTPQPHHHHHDKAKKPKKDPRHKGKKGAGKAPEPLYSSIVTVEAPKPANGPHHPRYDEKLDGDSPALSRYRAVNGGPASPDLARHYKSSSPLPTVQLHPHSPTAGKKHQAVQELPPANTFVGAGDNISIGSDHCSEYSCQAGSKYSKQIQDLYQM; this is translated from the coding sequence ATGGGAAAGATGCGGGCCTGTTTGGGGGGgctctggctgctgctgctgctggtgctgctgagCCCGGCGTGGGCGAAGCAGGTGCTGCGTTACCGGCTGGCCGAGGAGGGCCCGGCTGACATCCGGATCGGCAACGTGGCTTCGGACCTGGGCATCGTGACCGGCTCGGGCGAGGTGACGTTCAGCCTGGAGTCCGGCTCCGACTACCTCAAGATCGACAACATGACCGGCGAGCTGAGCACCACCGAGCGCCGCATCGACCGGGAGAAGCTGCCGCAGTGCCAGATGATCTTCGACGAGAACGAGTGCTTCCTGGACTTCGAGGTCTCCGTCATCGGGCCCTCGCAGAGCTGGGTGGACCTCTTCGAAGGCCGGGTCATCATCCTGGACATCAACGACAACACCCCCACCTTCCCCTCCCCGGTCCTCACTCTCACCGTCGAGGAGAACCGCCCCGTCGGCACCCTCTACCTCCTGCCCACCGCCACCGACCGAGACTTCGGCAGGAACGGCATCGAGCGCTACGAGCTGCTCCAGGAGCCCAGCGCCGGAGGGGGCCCTGAGGGCAGCAGAAGGGGAGGCGGAGGGCAGCTAGGGGGCAGCGGatcgccttcctcttcctcctcctccgccgccgagAGCGCCCCCTTCCCCAAGAGGCGGCAGGAGGCGGACGGCGCGGCCCGGAGCACCGTCTTCGAGCTGCAGGTGGCGGACACTCCCGACGGGGAGAAGCAGCCCCAGCTGATCGTCAAAGGGGCGCTGGACCGGGAGCAGCGCGACTCCTATGAGCTGAGCCTGCGGGTGCGGGACGGAGGGGACCCTGCGCGCTCCTCGCAGGCCATCCTCCGGGTGCTGATCACCGACGTCAACGACAACAGCCCCCGCTTCGAGAAGAGCGTCTACGAGGCCGACCTGGCAGAGAACAGCAGCCCTGGGACCCCGATCCTCCAGCTGCGGGCCGCTGACGCCGACGTCGGGGTGAACGGGCAGATCGAGTACGTCTTCGGGGCAGCCACCGAGTCAGTGCGCCGTCTGCTGCGTCTGGATGAGTCCTCCGGTTGGCTGAGCGTCCTCCACCGCATCGACCGCGAGGAGGTCAACCAGCTGCGCTTCAGCGTCACCGCCCGGGACCGGGGCCAGCCCCCCAAGAGCGACAAGGCCACGGTGGTGCTCAACATCCGCGACGAGAACGACAACGTGCCGGCCATCGACATCCGCAAGATCGGGCGGATCCCGCTGCGCGACGGGGTGGCCAGCGTGGCCGAGGACGTGCTGGTGGACACCCCGGTGGCCCTGGTGCAGGTCTCGGACCGGGACCAGGGCGAGAACGGGGTGGTGACCTGCACGGTGGTGGGCGACGTGCCCTTCCAGCTCAAGCCGGCCAGCGAGGGCGAGGGAGAGCCCCAGAACAAGCGCAAGTACTTCCTCCACACCTCAGCGCCCCTCGACTACGAGGCCGTCCGTGACTACAACGTGGTCATCGTGGCCGTCGACTCCGGCAGCCCCAGTCTCTCCAGCAACAACTCCCTGCTGGTCCGGGTGGGAGACACCAACGACAACCCGCCCGTCTTCGCCCAGGCCCTGCTGGAGGTCTCCTTCCCCGAGAACAACGCCCCGGGGGAGCGGGTGGCCACCGTCCTGGCCACCGACGCCGACAGCGGCAAGAACGCCGAGATCACCTACTCCCTGGAGCCCTCGCCCTTGGCCTCCTCCTCGGGCTCCGAGGCCCCCTTGGGCCTCTTCACCATCGACCCGGACTCCGGCGACGTGCGAGTGCAAGCCGTGCTGGACCGGGAGCAGAGGGACAGCTACGAGTTCACGGTGACGGCGCGGGACAAGGGCCTGCCCTCCTTGCAGGGCTCCACCGCCGTCTTGGTGCGGGTGGCCGACCGCAACGACAACGAGCCCCGCTTCATGCAGGACGTCTTCACCTTCTACGTCAAGGAGAACCTGCAGCCCAACAGCCCCGTGGGCATGGTCACCGTCATGGACGCCGACAAGGGCCGCAACGCCCAGCTCAGCCTCTCCATCCAGAGCCCCTCGGAGGCCGCCTCCAGCCACCCCAGCGGCCCCGGCATCTTCTCCATCGAGAACGACACCGGCACCATCTACTCGACGGTCTCCTTCGACCGGGAGCTGCAGACCAGCTACACCTTCACGGTGAAGGCGGTGGACGGCGGGGAGCCGCCTCGCTCGGCCACGGCCACCGTCTCGCTCTTCGTCATGGACGAGAATGACAACGCGCCGGTGGTGCGGGCCCCGGGCAACGCCTCCTACACGGTGCTGCCCCCCTCGAGCGGGCCCCGGtcggtggtggcggcggtggagGCCCGGGACGCCGACGCTGGGCCCAACGCCGAGCTGAGCTTCCGGCTGGTGGGGGGCAACCCCTACAAGCTCTTCGAGATCGACCCCTCCAGCGGGGTGGTCTCCCTGGTGGGCAAGCTGGGCCCCAAGCACCAGGGCCTCCACCGGCTGGTGGTGCAGGTCAACGACAGCGGGCAGCCGGCCCAGTCCACCACGGCGCTGCTCCACGTCTTCGTCAACGAGAGCCTGGCCAACGCCTCGGCCGTCGAGAGCCAGGTGGCCCGCAGCCTCCACACGCCCCTGGCCCGAGACATCGCCGGAGACCCCAGCTACGAGCTCAGCAAGCAGCGCCTCAGCATCCTGGTGGGAGTGGTGGCCGGCGTGGTCACCGTGGTCCTCCTCATCGCCGTCGTCGGACTGGCCCGCTACTGCCGCACCCGGGGCAAGCACGGCGGCTACGAGGCCGGCAAGAAGGACCCGCAGGACTTCTTCACCCCgcagccccaccaccaccatcacgaCAAGGCCAAGAAGCCCAAGAAGGACCCCCGGCACAAGGGCAAGAAGGGCGCCGGCAAGGCCCCCGAGCCCCTCTACAGCAGCATCGTCACCGTCGAGGCCCCCAAGCCCGCCAACGGGCCCCACCACCCGCGCTACGACGAGAAGCTGGACGGAGACAGCCCCGCCCTCAGCCGCTACCGCGCCGTCAACGGCGGGCCCGCCAGCCCCGACCTGGCCCGACACTACAAGTCCAGCTCCCCGCTGCCCACCGTCCAGCTTCACCCGCACTCGCCCACCGCCGGCAAGAAGCACCAGGCCGTCCAGGAGCTGCCCCCGGCCAACACCTTCGTCGGCGCCGGGGACAACATCTCCATCGGCTCCGACCACTGCTCCGAGTACAGCTGTCAGGCCGGCAGCAAGTACAGCAAGCAG
- the PCDH7 gene encoding protocadherin-7 isoform X7, whose amino-acid sequence MGKMRACLGGLWLLLLLVLLSPAWAKQVLRYRLAEEGPADIRIGNVASDLGIVTGSGEVTFSLESGSDYLKIDNMTGELSTTERRIDREKLPQCQMIFDENECFLDFEVSVIGPSQSWVDLFEGRVIILDINDNTPTFPSPVLTLTVEENRPVGTLYLLPTATDRDFGRNGIERYELLQEPSAGGGPEGSRRGGGGQLGGSGSPSSSSSSAAESAPFPKRRQEADGAARSTVFELQVADTPDGEKQPQLIVKGALDREQRDSYELSLRVRDGGDPARSSQAILRVLITDVNDNSPRFEKSVYEADLAENSSPGTPILQLRAADADVGVNGQIEYVFGAATESVRRLLRLDESSGWLSVLHRIDREEVNQLRFSVTARDRGQPPKSDKATVVLNIRDENDNVPAIDIRKIGRIPLRDGVASVAEDVLVDTPVALVQVSDRDQGENGVVTCTVVGDVPFQLKPASEGEGEPQNKRKYFLHTSAPLDYEAVRDYNVVIVAVDSGSPSLSSNNSLLVRVGDTNDNPPVFAQALLEVSFPENNAPGERVATVLATDADSGKNAEITYSLEPSPLASSSGSEAPLGLFTIDPDSGDVRVQAVLDREQRDSYEFTVTARDKGLPSLQGSTAVLVRVADRNDNEPRFMQDVFTFYVKENLQPNSPVGMVTVMDADKGRNAQLSLSIQSPSEAASSHPSGPGIFSIENDTGTIYSTVSFDRELQTSYTFTVKAVDGGEPPRSATATVSLFVMDENDNAPVVRAPGNASYTVLPPSSGPRSVVAAVEARDADAGPNAELSFRLVGGNPYKLFEIDPSSGVVSLVGKLGPKHQGLHRLVVQVNDSGQPAQSTTALLHVFVNESLANASAVESQVARSLHTPLARDIAGDPSYELSKQRLSILVGVVAGVVTVVLLIAVVGLARYCRTRGKHGGYEAGKKDPQDFFTPQPHHHHHDKAKKPKKDPRHKGKKGAGKAPEPLYSSIVTVEAPKPANGPHHPRYDEKLDGDSPALSRYRAVNGGPASPDLARHYKSSSPLPTVQLHPHSPTAGKKHQAVQELPPANTFVGAGDNISIGSDHCSEYSCQAGSKYSKQLERLPDQLINQHQLTKNTIKQYMDSVLLSGRT is encoded by the coding sequence ATGGGAAAGATGCGGGCCTGTTTGGGGGGgctctggctgctgctgctgctggtgctgctgagCCCGGCGTGGGCGAAGCAGGTGCTGCGTTACCGGCTGGCCGAGGAGGGCCCGGCTGACATCCGGATCGGCAACGTGGCTTCGGACCTGGGCATCGTGACCGGCTCGGGCGAGGTGACGTTCAGCCTGGAGTCCGGCTCCGACTACCTCAAGATCGACAACATGACCGGCGAGCTGAGCACCACCGAGCGCCGCATCGACCGGGAGAAGCTGCCGCAGTGCCAGATGATCTTCGACGAGAACGAGTGCTTCCTGGACTTCGAGGTCTCCGTCATCGGGCCCTCGCAGAGCTGGGTGGACCTCTTCGAAGGCCGGGTCATCATCCTGGACATCAACGACAACACCCCCACCTTCCCCTCCCCGGTCCTCACTCTCACCGTCGAGGAGAACCGCCCCGTCGGCACCCTCTACCTCCTGCCCACCGCCACCGACCGAGACTTCGGCAGGAACGGCATCGAGCGCTACGAGCTGCTCCAGGAGCCCAGCGCCGGAGGGGGCCCTGAGGGCAGCAGAAGGGGAGGCGGAGGGCAGCTAGGGGGCAGCGGatcgccttcctcttcctcctcctccgccgccgagAGCGCCCCCTTCCCCAAGAGGCGGCAGGAGGCGGACGGCGCGGCCCGGAGCACCGTCTTCGAGCTGCAGGTGGCGGACACTCCCGACGGGGAGAAGCAGCCCCAGCTGATCGTCAAAGGGGCGCTGGACCGGGAGCAGCGCGACTCCTATGAGCTGAGCCTGCGGGTGCGGGACGGAGGGGACCCTGCGCGCTCCTCGCAGGCCATCCTCCGGGTGCTGATCACCGACGTCAACGACAACAGCCCCCGCTTCGAGAAGAGCGTCTACGAGGCCGACCTGGCAGAGAACAGCAGCCCTGGGACCCCGATCCTCCAGCTGCGGGCCGCTGACGCCGACGTCGGGGTGAACGGGCAGATCGAGTACGTCTTCGGGGCAGCCACCGAGTCAGTGCGCCGTCTGCTGCGTCTGGATGAGTCCTCCGGTTGGCTGAGCGTCCTCCACCGCATCGACCGCGAGGAGGTCAACCAGCTGCGCTTCAGCGTCACCGCCCGGGACCGGGGCCAGCCCCCCAAGAGCGACAAGGCCACGGTGGTGCTCAACATCCGCGACGAGAACGACAACGTGCCGGCCATCGACATCCGCAAGATCGGGCGGATCCCGCTGCGCGACGGGGTGGCCAGCGTGGCCGAGGACGTGCTGGTGGACACCCCGGTGGCCCTGGTGCAGGTCTCGGACCGGGACCAGGGCGAGAACGGGGTGGTGACCTGCACGGTGGTGGGCGACGTGCCCTTCCAGCTCAAGCCGGCCAGCGAGGGCGAGGGAGAGCCCCAGAACAAGCGCAAGTACTTCCTCCACACCTCAGCGCCCCTCGACTACGAGGCCGTCCGTGACTACAACGTGGTCATCGTGGCCGTCGACTCCGGCAGCCCCAGTCTCTCCAGCAACAACTCCCTGCTGGTCCGGGTGGGAGACACCAACGACAACCCGCCCGTCTTCGCCCAGGCCCTGCTGGAGGTCTCCTTCCCCGAGAACAACGCCCCGGGGGAGCGGGTGGCCACCGTCCTGGCCACCGACGCCGACAGCGGCAAGAACGCCGAGATCACCTACTCCCTGGAGCCCTCGCCCTTGGCCTCCTCCTCGGGCTCCGAGGCCCCCTTGGGCCTCTTCACCATCGACCCGGACTCCGGCGACGTGCGAGTGCAAGCCGTGCTGGACCGGGAGCAGAGGGACAGCTACGAGTTCACGGTGACGGCGCGGGACAAGGGCCTGCCCTCCTTGCAGGGCTCCACCGCCGTCTTGGTGCGGGTGGCCGACCGCAACGACAACGAGCCCCGCTTCATGCAGGACGTCTTCACCTTCTACGTCAAGGAGAACCTGCAGCCCAACAGCCCCGTGGGCATGGTCACCGTCATGGACGCCGACAAGGGCCGCAACGCCCAGCTCAGCCTCTCCATCCAGAGCCCCTCGGAGGCCGCCTCCAGCCACCCCAGCGGCCCCGGCATCTTCTCCATCGAGAACGACACCGGCACCATCTACTCGACGGTCTCCTTCGACCGGGAGCTGCAGACCAGCTACACCTTCACGGTGAAGGCGGTGGACGGCGGGGAGCCGCCTCGCTCGGCCACGGCCACCGTCTCGCTCTTCGTCATGGACGAGAATGACAACGCGCCGGTGGTGCGGGCCCCGGGCAACGCCTCCTACACGGTGCTGCCCCCCTCGAGCGGGCCCCGGtcggtggtggcggcggtggagGCCCGGGACGCCGACGCTGGGCCCAACGCCGAGCTGAGCTTCCGGCTGGTGGGGGGCAACCCCTACAAGCTCTTCGAGATCGACCCCTCCAGCGGGGTGGTCTCCCTGGTGGGCAAGCTGGGCCCCAAGCACCAGGGCCTCCACCGGCTGGTGGTGCAGGTCAACGACAGCGGGCAGCCGGCCCAGTCCACCACGGCGCTGCTCCACGTCTTCGTCAACGAGAGCCTGGCCAACGCCTCGGCCGTCGAGAGCCAGGTGGCCCGCAGCCTCCACACGCCCCTGGCCCGAGACATCGCCGGAGACCCCAGCTACGAGCTCAGCAAGCAGCGCCTCAGCATCCTGGTGGGAGTGGTGGCCGGCGTGGTCACCGTGGTCCTCCTCATCGCCGTCGTCGGACTGGCCCGCTACTGCCGCACCCGGGGCAAGCACGGCGGCTACGAGGCCGGCAAGAAGGACCCGCAGGACTTCTTCACCCCgcagccccaccaccaccatcacgaCAAGGCCAAGAAGCCCAAGAAGGACCCCCGGCACAAGGGCAAGAAGGGCGCCGGCAAGGCCCCCGAGCCCCTCTACAGCAGCATCGTCACCGTCGAGGCCCCCAAGCCCGCCAACGGGCCCCACCACCCGCGCTACGACGAGAAGCTGGACGGAGACAGCCCCGCCCTCAGCCGCTACCGCGCCGTCAACGGCGGGCCCGCCAGCCCCGACCTGGCCCGACACTACAAGTCCAGCTCCCCGCTGCCCACCGTCCAGCTTCACCCGCACTCGCCCACCGCCGGCAAGAAGCACCAGGCCGTCCAGGAGCTGCCCCCGGCCAACACCTTCGTCGGCGCCGGGGACAACATCTCCATCGGCTCCGACCACTGCTCCGAGTACAGCTGTCAGGCCGGCAGCAAGTACAGCAAGCAG